From the genome of Legionella beliardensis:
TGCGGGTGAAGCACTTTGTTGATCAAAACTAGAAACGGCACTGGTAATTGAATCTCCGCTTAAAACCACTTGTTTTTTTAATAAAATAGGGTAGCCATCCATCATGTATAGCTTACTATTAACTGGTACAGCACCTGTTTGTTTGGCAACTTGTGGATCATTTTCTTGATCAACTAGATGAAATTGCAACGTTGCTGTTCCACCTAAAATTTGTTTTGCCCGTGCAGCATCTTGAATACCAGGTAAATCAACAGCGATACGAGTAGCACCTTGCTGTTGAACCACGGCCTCACCAACACCCAGCTCATTAACACGATTACGCAAGATACTCATTGTTTGCTCAATGGTATTTTGTCGTATTGAATTCAATTCTGCTGGTGCTAATGTAACATTTAAGGTATTGGTTTCTTTTGCTTTAGTAAAGACAAGCCCTGGTAAGTTATTCTTTATTTCAGCAATAGCATCATCCATAACATCTGGAGTACGAAATATAATATTAACGCCTTTATCTGGAAAATAACGTATACCAGCATAACGAATGCCTTTTTCACGTAGATCTTGGCCAATGTTTTTCATTAAGCCTTCGTAACGCCGATTTATTAAGCTATCAACGTCAACCTCGAGGAGAAAATGTACACCACCGCGCAAGTCTAACCCTTGTTTCATAGGTTCTGCACCTATTCTATTAAACCAGCTGGGTGTAGCAGGTGCTAAATTTAAGGCGATAGTATAACCTTGCCCCAAACCTTTCTTAAGTGTATCTTGAGCCAATAACTGTGTATCAGTTGATGAGAACCTGATTTCAACACTTTCATTGCCTACCGACATTGAATTGTAATTTATTTTAGCTTCAGCAAGAATATCAGCTACTTGTTGCTTGAGTTGCTCAATATCAATAGCTGTTTGCGGAGATATTTGTATAGCCGGATCTTCGCTATATAAATTAGGCATAGCATAGATAAGGCCAATTATAACAACAATAACTAATGCTATGTTTTTCCAAAACGGATATTTATTATGCATCATAATTCTAGTCCCTACCACCTTAAAGGGATTTAACTGTACCTTTAGGCAATACTGCCGCAACAGCATTACGTTGGATGTAAATGTCAACGCCCTCAGCAACACTAATTTTGATAAATTGGTCGTCCAAATTTACCACTTTTGCCACCATACCACCTGATGTCACAATTTCATCGCCCTTTTTTAAATTGCTTATTAAATCACGGTGCTCCTTTGCCCTTTTGCTGTTTGGCCTTATTATCATGAAATAAAATAAGACAAAAATAGCAATTAGCATCACTAAAGGAAATGCGCCATCAGTCTGCCCGGTAGGCACTGTTTTAGCTGCAGCTATTGCATCGGTGATAAAAAAACTCATTTTGCTCTCCTCAAACTCGCCATTTTAGCCTTACCCCAAAAGGCAGGACAAGATTGCGTGACATCATATCGGTATTTTGCGCTTACGTAAATGAACATCTACATATTTCAGGCGTTTAATTTTGATTAATAATGTAATTTTGGCAAAAATATAAATTATGCTGCACTAAATAACGCTGTGCTAATAAAGGCGTTTGCCCTAGTAAATGATGTAAATAAGCCCGAGTGAGCTGTGCGCTACAGGTCTTACACTGACAACTATTATCCAGTGTTTGATAATCCATGCTCATTTCTTGAGCAATAATTGTTAACTGCTCATCCTTTTCTCGACTATAAAATAAGCCCATCATGCCATCCAAAGCAGGCCGATTAGTCTCAACAGTATGTTTATTTTCAAGCAACTCTTGCATTTGTGCTAGATTAAAATCACCTAACAAGTACATAGGCTTATCTAACTTCTGAACATCATTAAAAAAGTCTTTAAAAGATTGTTGCTTATAAATACCATAATAATTTAAATGATCTAGATTTAAATGGCTAGGTTCTCCTTGAGGAAAATAAAGTTCAATGTCCGTTTCAGTAACTAGCGTCTGCCAAAATTCGTTAAAAAACGTTAAGCTATCTAATGGTAAAAGTACCTTATTGGGCTTAAGCTCGGCAATTAAAGAAGCTAGCTCTTGTATTGATAGTTGCACAAGTTGCCCATCATAAGTAGATCGAATTAGATAAATTCCATTTGAATTCGCAGGCGGCAAGACTGCATTTAAAACGATAGTTCCTGGCCATGAAATATAATCACGTAATTGAATTAATTTTTTAAGAAAAGCTACGCCAGGCTTTATCATTAAAGCATCTAATTGATAAGCAATTGTTGTAACGCTTGCGTCTTGCCAATTTGCAAAGGTAAGACAGCTACCTGCTTGACTTGTTAGTACTGGCACTAATGTACCTTGACGTTGTTGCATATGAATAATCCAAATTACAGTAATAAACAGGCATCACCATAACTAAAAAAACGATAGCGCTTAGCAATTGCTTCTTTATACAAGGCCATTGTCTGCTGGTAACCAATAAATGCTGATACCAGCATTAATAAAGTTGATTCTGGTAAATGAAAATTGGTAATTAAACCATTACAAAGTTTAAAGGTATAGCCAGGATAAATGAAAATATCTGTCTCATGCTTTCCTGGTTTTAAATAGCCATCTTGCGTGGCACTTTCTAAGCTGCGCATGGCTGTCGTACCCACCGCAATAATACGGCCACCATGTGATTGCGTTTGCTTGACAAGCTCACTTAACTCTTCAGTGATTACATAGTGTTCTTTATGCATTTTATGATCATTAATATTCTCACAACGAACCGGTCTAAATGTGCCTGCGCCAACATGTAGCGTGCAATAGCCTAATTGTATACCCTTCTCTTGTAGTTGAGCTAAAACATAATCATCAAAATGTAAACCTGCAGTAGGGGCTGCAACCGAGCCTTTATGCTTGGCATAAATTGTTTGATAACGCTCTTTATCCAAGGTCTCATCAGTTCGGGTAATATAGGGTGGTAGAGGAATATGTCCAATTTCTTCTAACATTGTTTCGATGTCACCGGAAACAAAACATTGATATAAGTCATCAATTTTTGCCATAACTTTAACTTGCCATTTAGCATCAAGAAATATAGTCATTCCTGCGCGCGGTGCCTTGCTTGCTTTAATGTGAGCGAGGAAATGATGGTCATCTTGGACACGCTCAACTAAAAACTCTACGCGCCCGCCTGTTTCCTTTAGACCAAAAAAACGTGCCGGAATTACCTTAGTATCATTCATCACTAATAAGTCACCTGGCTCTAGTAATTCAGACAATTGACTAAATTGATAATGGGCCTGGGTTTGTGTGTGCCGATTATAATTTAATAACCTTGAATCACGACGTTTCGCTAGAGGGTATTGAGCAATTAACTCTGGAGGTAATTCAAAATAGAAATCTTGTTTATTCATTAACCAACCTGCAAATCATATTGGCTACATTATAACTGCATAAGATTCTTTTAGCATCATTTATAGAATAACCTAGTATTATTGTTATAATACTTTAATTATTAGTTTGTCTTAGTCTTATGTTAACCCTGCGCCAAGTCACATTTTCTCAAGGTAATAAAGTTTTACTTAAAAACGCCTCTATTGCATTACATGAAAAGCAAAAAATTGGTTTAGTAGGGAATAACGGTTGTGGTAAATCAAGCCTTTTTAGCCTTATTTTAGGCCAACTAACGACTGATGAAGGCGAATGCCAGCTTAATCCGCAGTTGCGCATTAGCTCTCTTTCCCAACAATTACCAGACAGTAAAGAGACTGCATTAAACTTTGTTCTCTCTGGCGATGAAGAGTATTTCCTGTTACAGCAGCGTTTAATTGACGCTGAGCGTTTAGGTCATGATGCCGATGTTTTAAGTTGTCATGAGCAACTAAATCAAACAGGAGGTTATAGTAAACCTGCCAAAGCCGCTACTATTATGAATGGCTTAGGCTTTAGCTTTAGCGAACAACAGCAACCTGTTAATAGTTTCTCAGGTGGCTGGCGTATGCGTTTAAGTTTAGGCCGCTGTCTTATGAGCCCGGCTGACTTAATTCTGCTTGATGAACCTACAAATCATCTAGATATGGAAGCAATTTTCTGGTTAGAAAAATGGCTTAAACAGAGTCCAAGTAGTGTGATTGTTATTTCGCATGATCGCGAATTTCTTGATGCCTTTGTCAGTCATATTTTACATATTGAACAGCAAAATACATTTCTTTATACAGGTAACTACAGTGTATTTGAGCAAGCAAGAGCACAAAAACTAGCTTTGCTGCAAGCGACTTATGTCAAACAACAAGAGAAAATTAAGCACTTGATGTCATTTGTTAATCGTTTTCGGGCGAAAGCAACAAAAGCCCAGCAAGCGCAAAGCCGGCTTAAAACGATTGCAAAGATGGAGATAGTTGCGCAAGCTCAAGTTGATTCACCTTTT
Proteins encoded in this window:
- the secD gene encoding protein translocase subunit SecD yields the protein MHNKYPFWKNIALVIVVIIGLIYAMPNLYSEDPAIQISPQTAIDIEQLKQQVADILAEAKINYNSMSVGNESVEIRFSSTDTQLLAQDTLKKGLGQGYTIALNLAPATPSWFNRIGAEPMKQGLDLRGGVHFLLEVDVDSLINRRYEGLMKNIGQDLREKGIRYAGIRYFPDKGVNIIFRTPDVMDDAIAEIKNNLPGLVFTKAKETNTLNVTLAPAELNSIRQNTIEQTMSILRNRVNELGVGEAVVQQQGATRIAVDLPGIQDAARAKQILGGTATLQFHLVDQENDPQVAKQTGAVPVNSKLYMMDGYPILLKKQVVLSGDSITSAVSSFDQQSASPAVQVQLGGGGESLFTKITRENIGKRMAIVFVETKASLQTVNGVTKRVTHREERVISAPVIQNALGNNFQITGLTDAKEASNLALLLRAGALPAVIYPVEERTVGPSLGKENIKRGIVSLEVGMGLILILMLVYYRFFGLVANIGLFLNLILLSALLSVIGTTLTLPGIAGFVLTVGMAVDANVLIYERIREELRNGMSPQAAIYAGYDRAFSTIIDANVTTLIVGIVLFAIGTGPVRGFAVILSLGLLTSMLTSITYTRAIVNWYYGGRNVKKLSIGI
- the yajC gene encoding preprotein translocase subunit YajC; translated protein: MSFFITDAIAAAKTVPTGQTDGAFPLVMLIAIFVLFYFMIIRPNSKRAKEHRDLISNLKKGDEIVTSGGMVAKVVNLDDQFIKISVAEGVDIYIQRNAVAAVLPKGTVKSL
- the queA gene encoding tRNA preQ1(34) S-adenosylmethionine ribosyltransferase-isomerase QueA; the encoded protein is MNKQDFYFELPPELIAQYPLAKRRDSRLLNYNRHTQTQAHYQFSQLSELLEPGDLLVMNDTKVIPARFFGLKETGGRVEFLVERVQDDHHFLAHIKASKAPRAGMTIFLDAKWQVKVMAKIDDLYQCFVSGDIETMLEEIGHIPLPPYITRTDETLDKERYQTIYAKHKGSVAAPTAGLHFDDYVLAQLQEKGIQLGYCTLHVGAGTFRPVRCENINDHKMHKEHYVITEELSELVKQTQSHGGRIIAVGTTAMRSLESATQDGYLKPGKHETDIFIYPGYTFKLCNGLITNFHLPESTLLMLVSAFIGYQQTMALYKEAIAKRYRFFSYGDACLLL